From a single Solanum dulcamara chromosome 4, daSolDulc1.2, whole genome shotgun sequence genomic region:
- the LOC129884367 gene encoding secreted RxLR effector protein 161-like, translating into MKQGDLHVVVLLYVNDMIITGNNDNEVASLQEELSIRFDIKKLEELHHFLGLEITNTSKGIFVTQERYAKKLVDRSQAFRALVGSLLYLTITRTGIAFSVGYVILFMQSPRKPHLEAAKRILKYINSTSELGLFFQRKNNLVLIGYTDADFGGDMDNRRSTSGYIFLCDGTSVS; encoded by the exons ATGAAGCAAGGAGATTTGCATGTGGTTGTTCTCTTGTACGTGAATGACATGATAATAACTGGAAACAATGATAATGAAGTTGCAAGTCTTCAAGAAGAGCTTTCCATAAGATTTGATATCAAGAAGTTGGAAGAATTACATCATTTTCTTGGCTTAGAGATAACAAACACGAGTAAAGGGATCTTTGTTACCCAAGAAAGGTATGCCAAGAAGCTTGTTGACAG ATCCCAAGCCTTTCGAGCTCTAGTTGGAAGTCTCCTATATTTGACTATTACAAGGACAGGCATTGCTTTCTCTGTTGGATATGTCATCCTATTTATGCAATCACCAAGAAAGCCGCACTTGGAAGCTGCAAAGAGGATTCTAAAATATATCAACTCAACATCAGAATTGGGCCTCTTCTTCCAAAGAAAGAATAATTTGGTATTAATCGGGTATACTGATGCAGATTTTGGTGGTGATATGGATAATCGAAGATCTACATCAGGCTATATTTTTCTCTGTGATGGAACAAGTGTTTCTTGA